In Chitinophagaceae bacterium, a single window of DNA contains:
- a CDS encoding DUF1566 domain-containing protein gives MRNVLFFLPAIFLIVFSNNSTAQNITICAGDTVTLEGIDYKQGDLQWQYSTDSTDWFDMVGETQLTTLAQPLESTWYRLMITDEECLPPFFTEIKLIEVLEVAETPAISTNSPVCAGETLSLFADSHAGITYQWSGPDGFSSTDQNPVVSSFAQVSMTGEYTLVVISNNGCESIEEAISLIVNDTPGAPVVNSNSPICEGETLNLFSDEVIGANYNWSGPNGFNSTNQNPVVSSSATASMSGDYELIVEVDGCSSNAASVNIDINLTPAAPTAELVSPACLGENLILNADGQINGSIFWSGPSGFQSNQQSPTVSNSATSNMNGLYEVFVVENGCTSSISSVNVVLSSLPNAPTSANHTPGIDNIEWNWNSVSNASAYSYNTTNDFSSATNNGPNTSFTQTGLTCDENHTLYVWATNDCGESSVLMLNQQTSDCSITPPCTPGLSVGTNHGGGVIANTNYSNGQCNYLIAASADQSAGAPWGCQGTNVNTSTAVGTGQSNTDAILNACPTQGIAARICDELVEGGFDDWFLPSKDELNILRNNQNIIGGFNHGMNSEYWSSSQGGSNSNAWQQWFDFISGQNQYLKNDTYRVRCVRSY, from the coding sequence ATGCGTAACGTATTATTTTTTTTACCGGCAATTTTTTTAATAGTTTTTTCAAATAATAGTACAGCACAGAATATTACGATTTGTGCCGGGGATACTGTTACTTTAGAAGGAATAGATTATAAACAAGGAGACTTACAATGGCAGTACTCCACTGATAGCACTGATTGGTTTGACATGGTTGGTGAAACACAGTTAACAACTTTAGCGCAACCACTTGAAAGTACCTGGTACAGGCTTATGATAACGGATGAAGAGTGTTTACCTCCTTTTTTTACGGAAATTAAGCTGATTGAAGTTCTTGAGGTTGCAGAAACACCGGCTATTAGTACAAATAGTCCTGTATGTGCCGGAGAAACTTTATCATTATTTGCGGATAGTCATGCAGGTATAACTTATCAGTGGTCAGGACCGGATGGCTTTAGTAGTACTGATCAGAACCCTGTTGTTAGTAGTTTTGCTCAGGTTAGCATGACCGGAGAGTATACTTTGGTAGTTATTTCAAATAATGGGTGTGAAAGCATTGAAGAAGCAATAAGCTTAATTGTAAACGATACGCCTGGTGCACCTGTAGTTAACAGTAATTCACCGATTTGCGAGGGCGAAACTTTAAATCTTTTTTCGGATGAAGTGATAGGAGCAAATTATAACTGGTCAGGACCAAACGGATTTAACAGCACTAATCAAAACCCTGTTGTAAGTTCATCAGCAACTGCTTCTATGAGTGGGGATTATGAGCTTATAGTTGAAGTGGACGGATGTTCAAGCAATGCAGCAAGTGTAAACATTGATATAAATTTAACTCCTGCTGCACCTACAGCTGAGCTTGTAAGTCCGGCTTGTTTAGGTGAAAATTTGATTTTAAATGCAGATGGCCAGATAAATGGCAGTATTTTTTGGTCAGGACCTTCAGGTTTTCAAAGTAATCAGCAATCTCCAACTGTTAGTAATTCAGCCACCTCAAATATGAATGGTCTTTATGAGGTTTTTGTTGTTGAAAATGGTTGCACTAGTAGCATTTCTTCAGTTAATGTGGTTTTAAGCAGTCTCCCGAATGCACCTACTTCTGCTAATCACACACCAGGTATCGACAATATTGAGTGGAATTGGAATTCTGTAAGCAATGCTTCGGCATACAGTTATAACACTACCAATGATTTTAGTTCTGCAACGAATAACGGACCAAATACTTCATTTACTCAAACAGGATTAACTTGTGACGAAAATCATACTTTATATGTTTGGGCAACCAATGATTGTGGAGAGTCAAGTGTTCTTATGTTAAATCAACAAACTTCAGATTGTTCAATAACACCTCCTTGTACTCCTGGATTGTCAGTTGGAACAAATCATGGTGGTGGAGTAATAGCAAATACAAACTACAGTAATGGGCAATGTAATTATCTGATTGCCGCTTCAGCTGACCAGAGTGCCGGTGCTCCCTGGGGATGCCAGGGAACAAATGTTAATACATCAACTGCAGTAGGAACCGGACAGTCAAATACTGATGCAATATTAAATGCTTGCCCTACACAAGGAATTGCTGCACGTATTTGCGATGAATTAGTAGAAGGAGGTTTTGATGACTGGTTTTTACCCAGCAAAGATGAGCTAAATATACTTAGAAACAATCAAAACATTATTGGAGGTTTTA